The Yersinia intermedia genome window below encodes:
- the msrA gene encoding peptide-methionine (S)-S-oxide reductase MsrA — protein sequence MQNFDKTTVIDAANALPGRLTPMPVATLHVVNGHSMTHVPEGMEVAIFAMGCFWGVERLFWQQPGVYSTAAGYCGGFTPNPTYHEVCSGRTAHTEAVRVVFDPAIISYKQLLQIFWENHDPAQGMRQGGDVGTQYRSAIYVLTPEQQMQAQESQALFQQAMEQAGDRRVITSEVAVALPFYYAEDDHQQYLHKNPHGYCGLGGIGVCMPPNL from the coding sequence GTGCAAAATTTTGACAAAACTACCGTTATTGATGCGGCGAATGCCTTGCCAGGGCGACTCACACCAATGCCGGTCGCAACTCTCCATGTGGTGAATGGGCACTCTATGACACATGTCCCTGAGGGGATGGAGGTCGCCATCTTCGCCATGGGCTGTTTCTGGGGCGTCGAGCGCCTATTCTGGCAACAACCTGGCGTCTACAGTACTGCCGCAGGCTATTGCGGTGGCTTTACGCCGAATCCAACCTATCATGAAGTTTGTAGTGGCCGCACGGCCCATACCGAAGCCGTTCGTGTTGTCTTTGATCCGGCCATCATCAGTTATAAGCAACTATTGCAGATTTTCTGGGAAAATCACGATCCGGCTCAGGGAATGCGTCAGGGCGGGGATGTTGGAACACAATATCGTTCAGCTATTTACGTTTTAACCCCTGAACAGCAAATGCAGGCTCAAGAGAGCCAAGCCTTGTTCCAGCAAGCCATGGAGCAAGCCGGTGATCGCCGGGTAATTACCAGTGAAGTGGCGGTTGCACTGCCGTTTTATTATGCCGAGGATGACCACCAGCAATATTTGCACAAAAATCCACATGGATATTGTGGTCTTGGTGGTATTGGCGTTTGTATGCCGCCTAATTTGTAA
- a CDS encoding DUF1107 domain-containing protein — protein MRIFQRYNPAKVAMYVKTLFRGRLYIKDMGAFEFDKGKILIPKVRDKRHFEVMSEVNRQVMRLQADTLLT, from the coding sequence ATGAGGATCTTCCAACGTTACAATCCGGCTAAAGTGGCGATGTATGTCAAAACGCTTTTCCGGGGGAGGTTGTATATCAAGGATATGGGGGCTTTTGAGTTTGACAAGGGTAAGATTTTAATCCCGAAAGTTAGGGATAAACGCCACTTTGAGGTGATGTCAGAGGTTAATCGTCAGGTGATGCGTTTGCAGGCTGATACCCTTCTTACATAA
- a CDS encoding hemolysin family protein, whose protein sequence is MLNSILLILFLIAVSAFFSLSEISLAASRKIKLKLLADDGDINALRVLKLQETPGIFFTVVQIGLNAVAILGGIVGDAAFSPSFKLVFERFMSPELADQVSFICSFVLVTSLFILFADLTPKRIGMISPEAVAVRIVNPMRFCLMICRPLVWFFNGMANLIFRLFKLPMVRNDDITSDDIYAVVEAGALAGVLRKQEHELIENVFELESRTVPSSMTSRESVIYFDLRESEDSIKEKISTHPHSKFLVCDGHIDQVVGYVDSKDLLNRVLGNQSLVLSSGVQIRSALIVPDTLTLSEALESFKTAGEDFAVILNEYALVVGIITLNDVMTTLMGDLVGQGQEEQIVARDESSWLIEGGTPIEDVMRVLHIDEFPQSGNYETIGGFMMYMLRKIPKRTDFVKYAGYKFEVVDIDSYKIDQLLVTKLSDLPAPILPKAPHESSDA, encoded by the coding sequence ATGTTAAACAGTATTTTACTGATTCTTTTTTTAATCGCGGTGAGTGCCTTTTTCTCATTATCAGAGATTTCATTGGCAGCTTCGCGCAAGATTAAACTAAAACTTCTGGCGGATGACGGTGACATCAACGCCTTGCGGGTACTTAAATTACAAGAGACTCCGGGGATTTTCTTCACCGTGGTCCAGATTGGCCTGAATGCTGTCGCCATTCTGGGGGGTATCGTCGGTGATGCCGCGTTTTCTCCTTCCTTTAAATTGGTGTTTGAGCGTTTCATGTCCCCAGAGCTTGCCGATCAGGTGAGTTTTATTTGCTCGTTTGTTCTGGTCACCAGCTTATTTATTCTATTTGCAGACTTAACCCCGAAACGCATCGGTATGATTTCACCTGAAGCGGTTGCCGTTCGGATCGTCAACCCGATGCGCTTCTGTCTGATGATTTGTCGCCCATTAGTTTGGTTCTTCAATGGGATGGCAAATTTGATCTTCCGCCTGTTCAAACTACCAATGGTGCGCAATGATGACATCACGTCAGATGATATCTATGCCGTCGTGGAAGCGGGGGCATTGGCTGGCGTGCTACGTAAGCAAGAACATGAATTGATCGAAAACGTGTTTGAACTGGAGTCACGTACCGTCCCTTCTTCAATGACCTCACGTGAAAGTGTGATTTATTTTGATCTGCGGGAAAGCGAAGACAGCATCAAAGAGAAGATTTCGACCCACCCACACTCTAAATTCCTGGTATGTGATGGCCATATCGATCAAGTTGTAGGTTATGTAGATTCTAAAGACTTGCTGAACCGAGTATTAGGCAACCAGAGTTTGGTACTGAGCAGTGGCGTACAAATTCGCTCGGCCCTGATTGTGCCAGACACATTGACACTCTCCGAGGCGCTGGAGAGCTTTAAAACCGCCGGTGAAGACTTTGCCGTTATCCTCAACGAATATGCTTTGGTGGTTGGTATCATTACCCTGAATGACGTGATGACCACGCTGATGGGGGATTTGGTCGGTCAGGGGCAAGAAGAGCAAATTGTTGCTCGTGATGAAAGTTCATGGCTGATTGAGGGCGGTACCCCGATTGAGGATGTCATGCGAGTGCTGCATATCGATGAGTTCCCGCAGTCTGGCAATTATGAAACCATCGGCGGCTTTATGATGTATATGCTGCGCAAAATTCCTAAGCGCACTGATTTCGTCAAATATGCCGGCTACAAGTTTGAAGTGGTCGATATCGATAGCTACAAAATCGATCAGCTGCTGGTAACTAAACTCAGTGACCTGCCAGCCCCCATCCTGCCAAAAGCCCCACACGAAAGCAGTGATGCTTAA
- the cysQ gene encoding 3'(2'),5'-bisphosphate nucleotidase CysQ — protein sequence MLEQICQLARDAGVAIMAVYQGEKPLDVTHKKDDSPVTAADLAAHQIIKAGLAALTPDIPLLSEEDPPVWAVRQHWQRYWLVDPLDGTKEFLNRNGEFTVNIALIDQGVPVLGVVYTPVTEVMYSAENGQAWKEECGRRMQIQVRAALPPLVVVSRSHSDAELEDYLSQLGEHQTVSVGSSLKFCLVAEGKAQLYPRFGPTNVWDTAAGHAVAIAAGALVNDWQGKPLSYTPRESFLNPGFRVSLF from the coding sequence ATGTTAGAGCAAATTTGCCAGTTGGCCCGCGACGCAGGCGTGGCGATTATGGCGGTCTATCAGGGTGAGAAGCCCCTTGATGTGACCCATAAGAAAGATGATTCGCCAGTGACAGCGGCTGACCTTGCCGCTCACCAGATTATCAAAGCCGGATTGGCGGCACTGACTCCCGATATCCCACTGTTGTCTGAAGAAGATCCTCCGGTTTGGGCGGTGCGCCAACATTGGCAGCGTTACTGGCTGGTTGATCCGCTGGATGGCACTAAAGAGTTTTTGAACCGCAATGGTGAGTTTACCGTTAATATTGCGTTGATTGACCAAGGCGTTCCTGTGCTTGGCGTGGTATACACGCCGGTGACTGAAGTGATGTACAGCGCTGAGAACGGCCAGGCGTGGAAAGAGGAGTGTGGCAGGCGGATGCAGATTCAAGTGCGTGCTGCACTGCCGCCGTTAGTGGTCGTCAGCCGTTCCCACAGCGATGCTGAACTGGAAGACTATTTATCACAGTTAGGTGAGCATCAGACCGTATCAGTTGGTTCGTCACTCAAGTTTTGTCTGGTGGCGGAAGGGAAGGCGCAACTGTATCCGCGCTTTGGGCCGACCAATGTATGGGATACCGCCGCTGGGCATGCGGTAGCCATAGCAGCCGGAGCATTGGTTAACGACTGGCAGGGTAAACCACTCTCTTATACCCCTCGTGAATCTTTCCTGAACCCCGGTTTTAGAGTGTCGTTATTCTAA
- the rpsR gene encoding 30S ribosomal protein S18, whose protein sequence is MARYFRRRKFCRFTAEGVVEIDYKDIATLKNYITESGKIVPSRITGTRAKYQRQLARCIKRARYLSLLPYTDRHQ, encoded by the coding sequence ATGGCACGTTATTTCCGTCGTCGCAAGTTCTGCCGTTTTACCGCGGAAGGCGTTGTAGAGATTGATTATAAAGATATCGCTACGCTGAAAAACTATATCACTGAAAGTGGTAAAATTGTCCCGAGCCGTATTACCGGTACTCGCGCAAAATACCAGCGTCAGCTCGCCCGTTGTATCAAGCGCGCACGCTACCTGTCTTTGTTGCCGTACACTGATCGTCATCAGTAA
- a CDS encoding LysM-like peptidoglycan-binding domain-containing protein — MGRIAPRRRKNNRVYQPLLHTWLTIRQKIMPDPKATDEQNLMPEISAPEHTASAEDVITTEDSVSANGNVPPESVASATVEKGIKGLLLKIWHLPDSFEWMEPLPLFHRRWVIVATAVLLLALLWPASRDNTNLSFPVSAPSTSVPLQAQLQGNLDAPPPPTVAAPEPPALAQGNWQSYQIQSGKTLAQLFRDNNLPVNEVFAMAQVEGNDKPLSNLKAGQEVKIMLDAQGVVAALAIETTNNTEVLFTRQSDGSYRRDR; from the coding sequence ATGGGCAGAATCGCGCCCAGGAGAAGAAAGAATAATCGGGTTTATCAGCCACTGCTGCATACCTGGCTGACGATTAGGCAGAAGATCATGCCGGATCCTAAAGCTACCGATGAACAAAACCTGATGCCTGAAATCAGTGCGCCCGAGCATACAGCCTCTGCGGAGGACGTTATTACTACTGAAGATAGCGTTTCTGCAAACGGTAATGTGCCACCTGAATCCGTGGCAAGCGCCACAGTAGAAAAAGGGATCAAAGGTCTGCTGCTGAAAATCTGGCATTTGCCGGACAGTTTCGAATGGATGGAACCTTTGCCTCTGTTCCATCGCCGCTGGGTTATTGTCGCCACCGCTGTATTGCTGCTGGCACTGCTGTGGCCCGCATCGCGGGATAACACCAACCTTTCCTTCCCAGTGAGCGCGCCGTCCACCAGCGTGCCGCTACAAGCCCAATTACAGGGTAATCTTGATGCTCCGCCACCTCCAACGGTGGCGGCTCCCGAACCACCTGCTTTGGCGCAGGGAAATTGGCAAAGTTATCAAATTCAATCAGGGAAAACGCTGGCACAGTTATTCCGTGATAATAATCTGCCGGTCAATGAAGTTTTTGCGATGGCACAGGTTGAAGGTAACGATAAGCCATTGAGTAACCTGAAAGCTGGGCAAGAAGTCAAAATTATGTTGGATGCACAAGGCGTAGTCGCCGCGCTGGCCATTGAAACCACCAATAATACAGAAGTGCTGTTTACCCGACAGAGCGATGGCAGTTACCGCCGTGACCGTTAA
- a CDS encoding DUF1471 domain-containing protein produces the protein MKHTLIIAATVSLLLSANTFAATEISRQEAMQQQRVSIGEISLNHNVVSPDDAVAQISKMADERGATAYHITQMHEPGSNTSIRVNAEIYR, from the coding sequence ATGAAACACACTCTCATCATCGCAGCCACAGTCAGTTTGCTCCTATCCGCCAACACGTTTGCCGCCACAGAAATCAGCCGCCAGGAAGCGATGCAGCAGCAGCGTGTCAGTATCGGCGAGATTTCTCTTAACCATAATGTGGTTTCACCGGATGACGCCGTGGCACAAATTAGCAAAATGGCTGATGAACGCGGCGCAACGGCATACCACATTACTCAGATGCATGAGCCGGGTAGCAACACCTCAATTCGGGTAAATGCTGAGATTTACCGTTAG
- the priB gene encoding primosomal replication protein N, with protein MVTTNRLVLSGTVCKTPVRKVSPSGIPHCQFVLEHRSTQQEAGFSRQTWCRMPVIVSGQKSQALTHSITVGSQLTVEGFISCHQGRNGLNKLVLHAEQIEFIDSGD; from the coding sequence GTGGTGACCACTAATCGTCTGGTACTTTCTGGCACAGTGTGCAAGACGCCAGTACGAAAAGTAAGTCCTTCTGGGATTCCGCATTGTCAATTTGTGCTTGAGCACCGATCAACACAGCAGGAAGCCGGATTTAGCCGACAAACATGGTGCAGAATGCCGGTTATTGTCAGCGGACAAAAGTCACAAGCATTAACTCACAGTATAACGGTCGGCAGTCAGTTAACCGTTGAAGGCTTCATTAGCTGCCATCAAGGTCGCAATGGGCTGAACAAATTGGTTCTGCATGCCGAGCAGATTGAATTTATAGATTCTGGAGACTAG
- the rpsF gene encoding 30S ribosomal protein S6: MRHYEIVFMVHPDQSEQVPGMIERYSATITNAAGTIHRLEDWGRRQLAYPINKLHKAHYVLLNVEAPQEAIDELETNFRFNDAVIRSMVMRVKHAVTEASPMVKAKDERRERHDFASEANDDSEAGDSEE, encoded by the coding sequence ATGCGTCATTACGAAATCGTTTTTATGGTCCATCCTGACCAAAGCGAACAGGTTCCGGGCATGATCGAGCGCTATAGTGCAACTATCACTAATGCTGCTGGTACGATCCACCGTCTGGAAGACTGGGGCCGCCGTCAACTGGCTTACCCGATCAATAAACTGCACAAAGCTCACTACGTTCTGCTGAACGTTGAAGCCCCGCAGGAAGCGATCGATGAGCTGGAAACAAACTTCCGCTTCAACGACGCCGTTATCCGTAGCATGGTTATGCGCGTTAAACACGCGGTAACTGAAGCATCACCAATGGTTAAAGCGAAAGACGAACGCCGTGAGCGTCACGACTTCGCGTCAGAAGCCAATGATGATTCTGAAGCTGGGGATTCTGAAGAGTAA
- a CDS encoding DUF3757 domain-containing protein, translating to MKYKLPFLMLFTSFNTLAQLHCPPVDTIKQTGAVYSAPAAGNEEWIGMLQGTLPPNSSVKNFSEALIIIDSDKNNIVGQGEFQKCTYNLQAQGRQIDMFYGNKTWSVSISGQPLWVYQQNPFLEIYQCSGVAAEECKFDILAPG from the coding sequence ATGAAATACAAATTACCTTTCTTAATGCTATTCACATCGTTTAATACCTTAGCTCAGTTGCATTGCCCACCAGTGGATACGATTAAACAGACTGGTGCAGTTTATAGTGCACCTGCAGCTGGTAATGAAGAATGGATTGGCATGTTACAAGGTACCCTTCCACCCAACAGTTCAGTTAAAAATTTTAGTGAAGCGCTGATCATCATTGATAGTGATAAAAACAACATCGTGGGACAAGGTGAGTTTCAGAAGTGTACCTATAACTTGCAGGCGCAAGGTAGGCAGATAGATATGTTCTACGGTAATAAGACTTGGTCAGTATCGATCAGTGGGCAACCACTCTGGGTATACCAACAAAATCCTTTTCTGGAAATTTACCAATGTTCAGGTGTTGCCGCCGAAGAGTGCAAGTTTGATATTTTAGCGCCGGGTTAA
- a CDS encoding YtfJ family protein: MIKNSLLILSLLLTPLMACAHSLQINQRVPPVGVSDKGELNYDKATDQFSYKNWNSSQLPGKVRVIQHIAGRTSAKELNAPLVEAIKHANLPHEHYQTTTIVNTDDAIIGTAVFVRNSIESNKRDFPWSQFVVDSDGNVKKAWGLAEKGSAIVVLDSQGNVKFAKDGALTPQEVQQVIDQLHQLVKQ; this comes from the coding sequence ATGATAAAAAATAGCCTGCTTATACTGTCACTACTGCTCACACCGCTAATGGCCTGCGCTCACTCCCTGCAAATCAACCAGCGTGTACCGCCGGTGGGTGTCAGCGATAAAGGCGAATTAAATTATGATAAAGCTACTGATCAGTTTAGCTACAAAAACTGGAATAGCTCGCAACTGCCCGGCAAAGTGCGTGTGATCCAACATATTGCTGGCCGCACCTCGGCAAAAGAGCTGAACGCCCCCTTAGTGGAAGCCATTAAGCACGCTAATCTGCCACACGAACATTACCAAACGACGACAATCGTCAATACTGATGACGCCATCATCGGTACAGCAGTGTTTGTACGTAACAGTATTGAAAGTAATAAGCGCGACTTTCCCTGGTCACAGTTTGTGGTCGATAGCGACGGGAATGTCAAAAAAGCCTGGGGTTTGGCGGAGAAAGGCTCTGCAATTGTGGTGTTAGACTCACAAGGGAATGTGAAATTTGCCAAAGATGGCGCATTGACACCGCAGGAAGTGCAGCAGGTGATCGATCAATTGCACCAATTGGTGAAACAGTAA
- a CDS encoding peptidylprolyl isomerase, with amino-acid sequence MTTPSFDSVEAQASYGIGLQIGQQLQESGLEGLLPEALLAGLRDAMEGNAPTVPVDVIHRALQEVHEKADKVRVERQQALVEEGKTFLEENAKRDDVTTTESGLQFSVLQAGDGPIPSRQDRVRVHYTGRLVDGTVFDSSVERGQPAEFPVSGVIPGWIEALSMMPVGSKWKLYIPHGLAYGERGAGATIPPFSALMFEVELLEIL; translated from the coding sequence ATGACAACCCCTTCTTTTGATAGCGTTGAAGCGCAAGCGAGCTACGGAATTGGTTTACAAATCGGGCAGCAATTGCAAGAGTCCGGGCTGGAAGGTTTATTGCCAGAAGCACTGTTGGCAGGTTTGCGTGACGCGATGGAAGGGAATGCACCGACCGTCCCGGTTGATGTGATACATCGCGCACTACAAGAAGTGCACGAAAAGGCTGATAAAGTGCGTGTTGAGCGCCAGCAAGCTCTGGTAGAAGAAGGCAAAACCTTCTTAGAAGAAAATGCCAAGCGTGATGATGTGACCACCACTGAGTCTGGCTTACAGTTCTCCGTGTTGCAGGCAGGTGATGGCCCGATCCCATCCCGCCAGGACCGTGTTCGTGTGCACTATACAGGCCGTCTGGTTGACGGTACGGTATTTGATAGCTCAGTTGAACGTGGCCAGCCAGCAGAATTCCCGGTTAGTGGTGTTATTCCTGGCTGGATTGAAGCCTTATCCATGATGCCAGTAGGTTCTAAGTGGAAGTTATACATCCCGCACGGCCTGGCTTATGGTGAGCGTGGCGCGGGTGCAACTATTCCACCATTCAGCGCATTGATGTTTGAAGTGGAACTGCTGGAAATTCTGTAA
- a CDS encoding bifunctional 2',3'-cyclic-nucleotide 2'-phosphodiesterase/3'-nucleotidase — MEKAMITRPLTLSLLASLIAVATSMSVATAATIDLRVLETTDLHSNMMDFDYYKDKPTEKFGLVRTASLISAARQQATNSVLVDNGDLIQGSPLGDYMAAKGLKAGEIHPVYKAMNTLDYAVGNIGNHEFNYGLDYLKKSLAGAKFPYVNANVIDVKTGKPLFQPYLIVDTPVQDREGKTHNLRIGYIGFVPPQVMIWDKANLSGKVTVNDITETAKKWVPEMRKQGADLVVAIPHSGLSSDPYKTMAENSVYYLSQVPGIDAIMFGHAHAVFPSKDFAAIKGADIAQGTLNGIAAVMPGQWGDHLGVVDFVLNNDKGPWQVTEAKAEARPIYDKTAQKSLAIEDASLVKVLAADHQGTRDFVSQPIGKASDNMYSYLALIQDDPTVQIVNNAQRAYTEHFIQGDPDLANLPVLSAAAPFKAGGRKNDPASFVEVEKGELTFRNAADLYLYPNTLVVVKASGAEVKQWLECSAAQFNQINVTNSKPQSLINWDGFRTYNFDVIDGVKYEIDVSQPARYDGECALINDKTERIKNLTFNGKPIDPKATFLIATNNYRAYSGKFAGTGDKHIAFASPDENRAVLSAYISAETKKHGQVTPQADNNWRLATIDSKQPLDIRFETSPSAKAAEFIKQKAQYPMKAQGTDEIGFAVYQIDLQNK; from the coding sequence ATGGAGAAAGCCATGATCACGCGTCCGCTGACGTTATCTCTTCTTGCCAGCCTGATTGCTGTCGCGACCTCAATGTCTGTAGCAACTGCTGCCACCATTGATTTGCGGGTATTGGAAACCACCGACCTGCACAGCAATATGATGGATTTTGATTACTACAAAGATAAACCTACTGAAAAGTTTGGTCTGGTGCGCACCGCAAGCCTGATTAGCGCAGCCCGCCAACAAGCGACTAACAGTGTACTGGTGGATAACGGTGACCTGATTCAAGGCAGCCCGCTTGGTGACTATATGGCAGCCAAGGGATTGAAAGCCGGAGAAATTCACCCGGTCTACAAAGCAATGAATACGCTGGATTATGCCGTGGGGAATATCGGTAACCATGAGTTTAACTATGGTCTGGACTATCTGAAGAAATCGCTGGCTGGCGCAAAATTCCCCTATGTGAATGCCAACGTGATTGATGTGAAAACCGGTAAGCCGCTGTTCCAGCCTTACCTGATTGTTGACACACCAGTGCAAGATCGTGAAGGTAAAACCCATAACTTGCGCATTGGTTATATTGGTTTTGTCCCGCCACAAGTGATGATATGGGATAAAGCGAACCTGAGCGGGAAAGTGACCGTTAACGACATCACCGAAACAGCCAAAAAATGGGTACCTGAAATGCGCAAGCAAGGTGCTGATTTGGTGGTGGCTATCCCGCACTCCGGGCTTTCCAGTGACCCTTATAAAACCATGGCGGAAAACTCAGTTTATTATCTCAGCCAGGTTCCGGGGATCGATGCCATCATGTTCGGTCACGCCCATGCCGTTTTCCCAAGTAAAGATTTTGCCGCCATCAAAGGTGCTGATATCGCTCAAGGCACCTTAAATGGTATTGCAGCAGTGATGCCGGGCCAGTGGGGTGATCACCTGGGGGTGGTTGATTTCGTCCTGAATAATGATAAAGGCCCATGGCAAGTTACTGAAGCCAAAGCTGAAGCGCGCCCGATCTACGATAAAACAGCACAAAAATCGCTGGCAATCGAAGATGCCAGTCTGGTGAAAGTGCTCGCAGCAGACCATCAGGGTACTCGTGATTTCGTCAGTCAGCCGATCGGCAAAGCATCGGACAATATGTACAGCTATCTGGCACTCATCCAAGATGACCCGACAGTGCAGATTGTGAACAATGCTCAACGCGCCTATACCGAACACTTTATTCAAGGCGACCCTGATTTAGCCAATCTGCCGGTGCTCTCTGCCGCCGCCCCCTTCAAAGCCGGCGGGCGTAAAAATGATCCCGCCAGTTTTGTTGAAGTGGAAAAAGGTGAACTGACCTTCCGTAATGCCGCCGATCTCTATCTGTATCCGAACACTCTGGTGGTGGTGAAAGCCAGTGGGGCGGAAGTTAAGCAATGGTTAGAGTGCTCTGCCGCACAATTTAATCAAATTAATGTGACCAACAGTAAGCCACAGTCGTTGATTAACTGGGATGGCTTCCGCACTTATAATTTTGATGTTATCGATGGCGTGAAATATGAAATCGATGTCAGTCAACCTGCGCGCTATGACGGCGAATGCGCACTGATCAACGATAAAACCGAACGGATTAAAAACCTGACATTTAATGGTAAACCTATCGATCCGAAAGCCACATTCCTGATTGCGACCAACAATTATCGGGCTTATAGCGGTAAATTTGCCGGTACGGGTGATAAGCATATTGCATTTGCGTCTCCTGATGAAAACCGGGCGGTACTGTCGGCTTACATCAGTGCTGAAACCAAGAAACACGGGCAAGTTACCCCACAGGCTGATAATAATTGGCGTCTGGCAACGATCGACAGTAAACAACCACTGGATATCCGCTTTGAAACGTCACCCAGTGCCAAAGCCGCTGAATTTATCAAGCAAAAAGCACAGTACCCGATGAAAGCACAAGGTACTGATGAAATTGGCTTTGCCGTTTATCAAATCGACTTACAGAACAAATAA
- the ytfE gene encoding iron-sulfur cluster repair protein YtfE — translation MDYRNQSLGALAIAIPRATKLFRHHQLDFCCGGKQTLLRAANKLNLDIDELEAQLNALQSEPQSSEDWQQQPLANIIDFIISRYHNRHREQLPELILMAEKVERVHGEKPACPRGLAVELTAILEELTQHMYKEEQILFPMITRGMGSQASGPIFVMEAEHDAVGQQLEVVKQLTQNVTPPEGACNTWRALYTGINEFITDLMEHIHLENNLLFPRALKGE, via the coding sequence ATGGATTACCGCAATCAGTCTCTCGGTGCTCTGGCTATCGCTATCCCACGAGCCACAAAATTATTCCGTCATCACCAGCTCGATTTCTGCTGTGGTGGTAAACAGACTCTGCTACGGGCAGCCAATAAGCTGAACCTGGATATCGATGAGCTGGAAGCACAACTGAATGCCTTGCAATCCGAACCTCAGTCATCTGAAGATTGGCAACAGCAGCCGCTGGCTAATATCATCGATTTTATTATCAGCCGCTACCACAACCGCCATCGTGAGCAGTTACCGGAATTAATTCTGATGGCTGAAAAAGTTGAACGGGTACACGGCGAGAAACCGGCCTGTCCGCGTGGACTGGCGGTTGAACTTACTGCAATTTTAGAAGAGCTAACCCAGCATATGTACAAAGAGGAGCAAATTCTGTTCCCAATGATAACCCGTGGTATGGGGTCTCAGGCTAGTGGGCCGATATTTGTGATGGAAGCAGAACACGATGCGGTCGGGCAGCAGCTAGAAGTGGTAAAACAGTTAACACAAAATGTCACCCCACCAGAAGGGGCCTGCAATACCTGGCGGGCACTCTACACCGGTATCAATGAATTCATAACTGATCTAATGGAACATATTCATCTGGAAAACAATTTGCTATTTCCGCGTGCCCTAAAAGGCGAATAA
- the rplI gene encoding 50S ribosomal protein L9, which translates to MQVILLDKVANLGSLGDQVNVKAGYARNFLVPQGKAVPATKKNVEFFEARRAELEAKLAGVLAAAEARATKINELGSVTIASKSGDEGKLFGSIGTRDIADAVTAAGVEVTKSEVRLPNGVLRTTGDHEVHFQVHSDVFAKLNVIVVAEA; encoded by the coding sequence ATGCAAGTTATTCTGCTTGATAAAGTAGCAAACCTGGGCAGCCTGGGTGACCAAGTGAACGTTAAAGCGGGCTATGCTCGTAACTTCCTGGTTCCACAAGGTAAAGCTGTTCCGGCAACTAAGAAAAACGTAGAGTTCTTTGAAGCACGCCGTGCAGAATTGGAAGCCAAATTGGCTGGCGTTCTGGCTGCTGCTGAAGCTCGCGCAACCAAAATTAACGAACTGGGCAGCGTCACCATCGCTTCTAAATCTGGCGATGAAGGCAAACTGTTCGGCTCTATCGGTACTCGTGATATCGCTGACGCAGTAACTGCGGCTGGCGTTGAAGTTACCAAGAGCGAAGTTCGTTTGCCGAATGGCGTTCTGCGTACCACAGGTGATCATGAAGTTCACTTCCAGGTACACAGCGACGTGTTCGCTAAACTGAACGTGATCGTGGTTGCAGAAGCGTAA